A genomic stretch from Schaalia odontolytica includes:
- a CDS encoding polysaccharide transporter, with protein MYLTTPAYGLYGFYYFWPAWLHLVVVALMVVSGGLTLKALVARSAGRPRVYGLGCGFVASLGNLCLSVLAHAEARHVWQLGTVIVIYAVVAVFLVATLVSLWRAGSRGFGWSRAFHLLLTVGVAVFAALEIARRMLFWIPLPVWGAIFLLAVFAAFVLGRNTAPE; from the coding sequence ATGTATCTCACGACTCCCGCATACGGTCTGTACGGCTTTTACTACTTCTGGCCCGCATGGCTCCACCTCGTCGTGGTCGCGCTCATGGTGGTGTCCGGCGGCTTAACTCTCAAGGCACTCGTTGCCCGAAGCGCCGGTCGGCCCCGGGTCTACGGCTTGGGCTGCGGTTTCGTCGCTAGTCTCGGTAACCTGTGCCTGAGCGTGCTGGCCCATGCCGAGGCTCGCCACGTGTGGCAGCTCGGAACGGTCATCGTGATTTATGCGGTCGTCGCCGTCTTCCTGGTCGCGACCCTCGTGTCCCTGTGGCGCGCGGGGTCCCGCGGCTTCGGGTGGTCGCGTGCCTTTCACCTGTTGCTGACGGTTGGCGTGGCCGTGTTCGCCGCCCTCGAAATCGCGCGGCGTATGCTTTTCTGGATTCCGCTGCCTGTCTGGGGAGCGATCTTCCTGCTCGCTGTCTTCGCAGCCTTTGTCCTGGGACGTAACACCGCCCCCGAATGA
- a CDS encoding AMP-dependent synthetase/ligase, translating to MTVRRLADGSWESIATREATEDMNLPKMLHQRVATHPGQVAIERRSNVGAWRSVTMETFLGEVDSIARGLIGIGLEPGDHLAILAPTSYEWALIDVAALSCGAVTVPIYETDSASQIAHILADADVRIVITATTQQAELVESVRTESVRHILSLDRGAQRVLTGAAQGVTVEQVRERTDAVKLSDEATVIYTSGTTGMPKGVVLTHGNFISPMLQAYDFLPLLINDPKSRSLLFLPVAHVLARFVMYCLLAGQGVTAFSPDTRNLVDDIATFKPTMLLVVPRVMEKVYNAAAAKAGGGMKGRMFSWAAKQARALSKASAYVDSPLPESAVAGPGPDTTPIPDASAMPSPGPSTVLRLRGRIADALVLSKVRAILGPNLHTIISGGAPLALDLANFYRGLGITLLQGYGLSETTGPISVETPQDFPPDSVGFPWPGNRMKIAPDGELLVQGISVSKGYHNLPEATSEAYVDGWFKTGDLASIDDRGHLRITGRKKELIVTAGGKNVSPEILEESLSTHPLIANIIVVGDNRPYIGALIALDTEMLPEWLSTHGLPVVDAAQAANLPEVRDSLEKAIARANKAVSRAESIRRYRIVNAAFTVENGYMTPSLKLKRRRVLADYADEVEALYASGEAAKNQE from the coding sequence ATGACGGTACGCAGGCTCGCGGATGGCTCATGGGAGTCCATCGCAACGCGAGAAGCCACCGAGGATATGAACCTGCCCAAGATGCTCCACCAGCGTGTAGCAACTCACCCCGGGCAGGTCGCGATTGAACGCCGCTCCAACGTCGGCGCATGGCGTAGTGTCACCATGGAGACATTCCTCGGCGAGGTCGACTCGATCGCGCGTGGCCTCATTGGCATCGGGCTTGAGCCCGGCGACCACCTGGCGATCCTGGCCCCGACCTCGTATGAGTGGGCGCTCATCGATGTGGCGGCGCTGTCCTGCGGCGCGGTCACCGTACCCATCTACGAAACGGATTCTGCGTCGCAGATCGCGCACATCCTGGCCGACGCCGACGTGCGCATCGTCATCACTGCGACGACGCAGCAGGCCGAGCTGGTCGAGTCCGTGCGCACCGAAAGCGTGCGCCACATTCTCTCCCTTGACCGCGGCGCGCAGCGCGTCCTGACGGGCGCCGCACAGGGAGTGACGGTCGAGCAGGTGCGCGAGCGTACCGATGCCGTCAAGCTCAGCGACGAGGCAACGGTCATTTACACCTCGGGAACCACCGGCATGCCCAAGGGTGTCGTCCTCACGCACGGCAACTTTATCTCGCCCATGCTGCAGGCCTACGACTTCCTTCCCCTGCTCATTAACGACCCAAAATCGCGCTCCCTACTCTTCCTGCCTGTCGCTCACGTGCTCGCACGATTCGTCATGTACTGCCTGCTCGCCGGGCAGGGAGTCACCGCTTTCTCCCCCGACACCCGCAACCTCGTCGACGACATCGCGACCTTCAAGCCGACGATGCTCCTCGTGGTACCGCGCGTCATGGAAAAGGTCTACAACGCTGCCGCCGCGAAGGCCGGTGGCGGCATGAAAGGCCGCATGTTCTCGTGGGCCGCCAAGCAGGCGCGCGCCCTGTCCAAGGCCAGCGCCTACGTGGACTCTCCGCTACCCGAGTCCGCCGTCGCGGGCCCCGGACCCGACACGACGCCCATCCCCGACGCCTCCGCGATGCCCTCCCCCGGGCCATCCACAGTGCTCAGGCTGCGTGGCCGCATCGCCGACGCCCTCGTCCTGTCGAAGGTGCGCGCAATCCTGGGCCCGAACCTGCACACCATCATCTCCGGTGGCGCTCCTCTGGCTCTCGACCTGGCGAATTTCTATCGCGGTCTGGGTATCACGCTCCTACAGGGCTACGGCCTGTCTGAGACGACCGGCCCGATCTCCGTGGAGACCCCGCAGGATTTCCCACCGGACTCGGTGGGCTTCCCCTGGCCCGGCAACCGCATGAAGATCGCCCCCGACGGCGAGTTGCTCGTTCAGGGCATTTCCGTATCGAAGGGCTACCACAACCTGCCGGAAGCGACGTCCGAGGCCTACGTTGACGGCTGGTTCAAGACAGGTGACCTCGCCTCCATCGACGACCGTGGCCACCTGCGCATCACGGGGCGCAAGAAGGAACTCATCGTCACTGCGGGGGGAAAGAACGTCTCCCCCGAGATCCTCGAAGAGTCCCTGTCAACACACCCTCTCATCGCGAACATCATCGTGGTCGGTGACAACCGCCCCTATATCGGCGCGCTTATCGCGCTCGACACGGAGATGCTGCCCGAGTGGCTCTCGACGCACGGCCTGCCCGTCGTCGACGCGGCGCAAGCCGCGAATCTGCCCGAGGTACGCGACTCGCTCGAGAAGGCGATCGCTCGGGCCAACAAGGCCGTCTCGCGCGCCGAGTCTATCCGCCGCTACCGCATTGTCAATGCGGCGTTCACCGTGGAGAACGGTTACATGACTCCCTCGCTGAAGCTCAAGCGTCGCCGTGTCCTGGCCGACTACGCCGACGAGGTTGAGGCCCTGTACGCGTCGGGTGAGGCCGCGAAGAACCAGGAGTAA